In Pyrus communis chromosome 8, drPyrComm1.1, whole genome shotgun sequence, one genomic interval encodes:
- the LOC137742267 gene encoding mitogen-activated protein kinase homolog NTF6 isoform X1 has product MEGAQKEGIPLYGGKYIQYNILGNLFEVSSKYVPPIHPVGRGAYGIVCCATNSETKEEVAIKKIGNAFDNRIDAKRTLREIELLCHMDHDNVIKIKDIIRPADREKFNDVYIVYELMDTDLNQIINSSQALIDDHCQYFLYQLLRGLKYIHSANVLHRDLKPSNLLLSANCDLKICDFGLARTTSETDFMTEYVVTRWYRAPELLLNCSEYTGAIDIWSVGCIFMEILRREPLFPGKDYVQQLSLINELLGSPDESDLGFLRSDNARKYVKQLPHVPKQHFAEKFPNFSPLAIDLAERMLVFDPSKRITVEEALNHPFLSSLHEINEEPICPSPFVFDFEQASLDEEDIKELIWRESLHFNPDNMLG; this is encoded by the exons aTGGAGGGTGCGCAAAAAGAAGGGATTCCTCTGTATGGAGGCAAGTATATACAGTACAATATTCTGGGTAATCTCTTTGAAGTCTCCTCCAAGTATGTTCCTCCTATTCACCCAGTCGGTCGCGGTGCTTATGGCATCGTTTG CTGTGCAACAAACTCTGAGACAAAGGAAGAAGTTGCAATCAAGAAGATTGGGAATGCATTTGACAATAGGATTGATGCGAAGAGGACGCTTCGAGAGATAGAACTCCTTTGCCATATGGATCATGACAAT GTTATCAAAATTAAGGACATCATAAGGCCGGCAGATAGGGAAAAGTTCAATGATGTTTACATTGTGTATGAATTGATGGACACTGACTTGAATCAGATAATAAACTCCAGCCAGGCTTTGATAGATGATCACTGTCAA TATTTCCTGTATCAATTACTGCGAGGATTGAAGTACATACACTCTGCAAATGTTTTGCACCGCGATCTGAAACCAAGCAACCTGCTTCTTAGTGCAAATTGTGATCTTAAGATTTGTGACTTTGGGCTTGCAAGAACTACATCAGAGACAGATTTCATGACAGAATATGTTGTAACTCGTTGGTATCGAGCCCCTGAGTTACTACTCAACTGTTCAGAATACACTGGAGCAATTGATATTTGGTCAGTAGGGTGCATCTTCATGGAGATTCTTAGGAGGGAACCACTGTTTCCTGGTAAAGACTATGTTCAGCAGTTGAGTCTCATAAATGAG CTCCTAGGTTCACCAGATGAATCCGATCTTGGCTTTTTAAGAAGTGATAATGCCAGGAAGTATGTTAAGCAGCTCCCACATGTCCCGAAGCAACACTTTGCCGAGAAATTCCCAAATTTCTCGCCACTGGCAATTGATCTTGCAGAAAGAATGCTAGTTTTTGATCCAAGCAAACGTATTACTG TGGAGGAAGCACTGAATCATCCGTTTTTATCAAGTCTTCACGAGATCAATGAGGAACCTATTTGCCCATCTCCATTCGTCTTTGACTTTGAGCAGGCATCGCTGGATGAAGAAGATATAAAGGAGCTTATATGGAGGGAGTCACTACACTTCAATCCGGATAATATGTTGGGATAA
- the LOC137742267 gene encoding mitogen-activated protein kinase homolog NTF6 isoform X2, with protein sequence MEGAQKEGIPLYGGKYIQYNILGNLFEVSSNCATNSETKEEVAIKKIGNAFDNRIDAKRTLREIELLCHMDHDNVIKIKDIIRPADREKFNDVYIVYELMDTDLNQIINSSQALIDDHCQYFLYQLLRGLKYIHSANVLHRDLKPSNLLLSANCDLKICDFGLARTTSETDFMTEYVVTRWYRAPELLLNCSEYTGAIDIWSVGCIFMEILRREPLFPGKDYVQQLSLINELLGSPDESDLGFLRSDNARKYVKQLPHVPKQHFAEKFPNFSPLAIDLAERMLVFDPSKRITVEEALNHPFLSSLHEINEEPICPSPFVFDFEQASLDEEDIKELIWRESLHFNPDNMLG encoded by the exons aTGGAGGGTGCGCAAAAAGAAGGGATTCCTCTGTATGGAGGCAAGTATATACAGTACAATATTCTGGGTAATCTCTTTGAAGTCTCCTCCAA CTGTGCAACAAACTCTGAGACAAAGGAAGAAGTTGCAATCAAGAAGATTGGGAATGCATTTGACAATAGGATTGATGCGAAGAGGACGCTTCGAGAGATAGAACTCCTTTGCCATATGGATCATGACAAT GTTATCAAAATTAAGGACATCATAAGGCCGGCAGATAGGGAAAAGTTCAATGATGTTTACATTGTGTATGAATTGATGGACACTGACTTGAATCAGATAATAAACTCCAGCCAGGCTTTGATAGATGATCACTGTCAA TATTTCCTGTATCAATTACTGCGAGGATTGAAGTACATACACTCTGCAAATGTTTTGCACCGCGATCTGAAACCAAGCAACCTGCTTCTTAGTGCAAATTGTGATCTTAAGATTTGTGACTTTGGGCTTGCAAGAACTACATCAGAGACAGATTTCATGACAGAATATGTTGTAACTCGTTGGTATCGAGCCCCTGAGTTACTACTCAACTGTTCAGAATACACTGGAGCAATTGATATTTGGTCAGTAGGGTGCATCTTCATGGAGATTCTTAGGAGGGAACCACTGTTTCCTGGTAAAGACTATGTTCAGCAGTTGAGTCTCATAAATGAG CTCCTAGGTTCACCAGATGAATCCGATCTTGGCTTTTTAAGAAGTGATAATGCCAGGAAGTATGTTAAGCAGCTCCCACATGTCCCGAAGCAACACTTTGCCGAGAAATTCCCAAATTTCTCGCCACTGGCAATTGATCTTGCAGAAAGAATGCTAGTTTTTGATCCAAGCAAACGTATTACTG TGGAGGAAGCACTGAATCATCCGTTTTTATCAAGTCTTCACGAGATCAATGAGGAACCTATTTGCCCATCTCCATTCGTCTTTGACTTTGAGCAGGCATCGCTGGATGAAGAAGATATAAAGGAGCTTATATGGAGGGAGTCACTACACTTCAATCCGGATAATATGTTGGGATAA
- the LOC137741325 gene encoding DNA repair protein RAD51 homolog 2, which produces MANKLINQMGLPKSIANVFTARNITTAKEALSLTEFELMEVLDVNLAEVSSAIARISEITCPPYQTVLSLMEQQVQKEHNGGHLSTRLKGLDDALCGGIPFGVLTELVGPAGIGKTQFCLKLALLASLPEAYGGLDGRVIYIDVESKFSSRRMIEIGSKSFPEIFHKKGMAQEMAGRILVMRPTSLSEFTESLQQLKISLLQNQVKLLIIDSMAALVAGEQGQGAPRQHLLGWHISFIKSLAEFSRIPIVVTNQVRSQTRDEACQYSFQVQNREKALHEHAEYDSHLVAALGIHWAHAVTIRLVLDSKSGKRFIKLAKSPISPPLAFAFSITSSGISLLSDGGIELTGPEINTIHCQGHSDVINFDGKRFQ; this is translated from the exons ATGGCGAACAAGCTCATCAACCAGATGGGCCTCCCCAAATCCATCGCCAACGTTTTCACCGCTCGTAACATCACCACCGCCAAG GAAGCTCTGTCGTTAACCGAATTTGAATTAATGGAGGTATTGGATGTGAATTTGGCAGAAGTCAGTTCTGCGATAGCCCGCATCAGTGAAATCACATGTCCTCCCTATCAAACC GTGCTAAGTCTAATGGAGCAACAGGTTCAGAAGGAACACAATGGTGGTCACCTTTCAACGCGCCTCAAAGGCCTAGACGATGCCTTGTGTGGTGGCATTCCATTTGGGGTTTTGACAGAGTTGGTTGGTCCTGCTGGCATTGGCAAAACACAG TTCTGTCTGAAGCTTGCATTGTTGGCTTCGTTGCCAGAAGCTTATGGAGGTTTAGATGGTCGGGTAATATACATCGATGTAGAATCCAAATTTAGTTCGAGAAG GATGATAGAAATTGGATCAAAGAGTTTCCCAGAAATATTTCACAAGAAAGGAATGGCACAAGAG ATGGCTGGTAGGATTCTTGTTATGCGGCCGACATCACTTTCTGAGTTCACTGAGAG TTTGCAACAACTCAAGATCTCACTCCTTCAAAACCAAGTGAAGTTGCTAATTATTGATAGCATGGCTGCTCTTGTTGCAGG GGAACAGGGGCAGGGAGCACCTAGGCAGCATCTACTGGGTTGGCATATTTCCTTTATTAA GTCACTTGCTGAATTTTCACGAATCCCTATTGTTGTTACGAACCAAGTGAGATCTCAAACTCGTGATGAAGCCTGCCAGTATTCTTTTCAAG TGCAGAACAGGGAAAAAGCATTACATGAACATGCAGAATATGATTCTCATCTTGTTGCTGCTTTGGGGATTCACTGGGCTCATGCTGTGACCATACGTCTTGTGCTTGATTCTAAATCTG GGAAGAGGTTCATCAAGCTAGCAAAGTCTCCAATATCACCCCCTCTGGCCTTCGCGTTCAGCATAACATCATCTGGAATCTCATTGCTAAGCGATGGTGGAATAGAACTGACAGGACCAGAGATAAACACAATTCATTGCCAAG GACACAGCGACGTAATTAATTTTGACGGGAAAAGGTTTCAGTGA